From the genome of Frateuria soli:
TCACAGATCTCGCTGGCCGAGGTAGTGGTCAAACTGTTCCAGACCGCGCGGCGATTCGAGCTGACCCTCCAGCCGCAACTGATCCTGCTGCAGAAGACATTGCTCAACATCGAGGGCGTCGGACGCATGCTCGATCCGGACATCGACATCTGGGCGGTGGCGCATCCGGTGTTGAAGCGCATCCTGCGCGAGCGCTATAGCGCCCGCCGCACCTTGCGCGCGGTGCGCCAAAGGCTGCCTGAGTGGCTGCATGCGGCGCCGCAGCTGCCCGAACTGGTACGCGATGCGCTGCGCCAGACGGCCAGTGGCGAGCATCGGCGGCTGGCCGACCCGGCGGAGCTGGCGCTGCACGCGGAACTCGCGCTGCGCCGGCGGCGCACGCTGCTCGGCGGCCTGTTCGGCACGGCCCTGCTCGGCTGCGCCACCCTGCTGTGGATTGCCGGGGGACCGGAGGGTTCCGACTGGGTGGCGCTCGGCTGCCTGGCCGCCGCCCTGCTCGCCTTCCTGACCAGCGCCCGCCGCTGATCCGGCGCTTGCGGGCAACCTTGAACTCGACGCAGTGCCCCTGTAGGAGCGCACCTGTGCGCGACCGCGCGCCTGCCAGTCCCCGTGCGCTCGTGCACAGGGTGTGCTCTGGATTCCCACGCCGGCGGCAAGGCACCGCCCACACGTGAGCTTGAAGAACCATGCTCGAGATCCTCTACCAGGACGATGCCCTGCTCGCGGTCGACAAACCCGCGGGCCTGCCGGTACACCGCTCCAGGCTGGTCGGCCCGGCCGACGCCTTCCTCATCGACCTGCTGCGCGAGCAGATCGGCGGCGAGTTGTTCCTTGCCCATCGGCTGGATCGGGCGACCAGCGGCGTGCTGCTGGTCGCCCGCTCGGCCGCCGTGGCCGCAGAACTGGGCGAACAGTTCATGGGACGCGACGTGCACAAGCAGTACCTGGCGGTGGTGCGTGGCTGGCCCGAACCGGCCGAGGGCGTCGTCGACTATCCGCTGCCCGGCTCACGCGAAACCGGCCCGCGCCGCGAGGCGCGCACCCGTTACCGGCGCCTGGCCACGGTCGAGGTACCGATCGCACTGGGCCGCTATCCGCAGCAACGCTACGCACTGTTGCTCGCCGAACCGGAGAGCGGCCGCTTCCGCCAGATCCGCAAGCACATGGCGCACATCCACCACCCGGTGATCGGCGATTGCCAGCACGGACGCGGCGACCACAACCGCCTGTACAAGCAGCACTTCGGATGCCACCGCATGCTGCTGCACGCCTGGCGGCTGTCCTTCAGGCATCCGCGCGATGGCCGGGCGATGACCCTGGAGGCGCCGCTGGACGGGGCCTATCGGGCATTGCTGGAGCGGTTCGGCTGGCCGACGACGTTCCGGTAGGAGGCCCCGGTCGCATCGAGGCGGCGGACCTGCTCCTGGCGGCCATCGAAGCACTCGGGCGCGCTTCGACCGTGCGGCCCCTTCGCGGCTCACGGGCTTGCAACTAGACTTGGCGCCATGCTGCAGATCAGCCGCACCCTCGCCCTCCCCGATACCGAACTGACCGAGCGCTTCCTGCGCGCGGACGGCCCCGGCGGGCAACACGTCAACCGCACCGAGAGCGCGGTGGAGCTGCGTTTCGACGTGGCCTCCTCGCCGTCGCTGCCCGAACCGGTGCGTGCGCGCCTGCTCTCGCGGCGCGACCGGCGCATGACCGACGAGGGCGTGCTGGTCATCCAGGCACGGCGCTTCCGCGAGCAGGCGCGCAACCGCGACGACGCGCGCGAGCGGCTGGCCGAGATCGTGCGCGCCGCGCTGGCCGCGCCGAAGAAGCGCGTGGCCACCCGCCCCACGCGTGCCTCGAAGGAGCGCCGTCTGGCCGGCAAACAGCAACGCGGCCGGATCAAGCAGAACCGCTCGCGCGACTGGAGCGGCGAATGAGCGACCCTGTCCTGCCGCCGCTGCCGCCGCAGGCGCCGCGGATCGACAGCCGCTTCTGGCCCTGGCTGATGCGCGGCCTGCTGCGCCTGTCCGGCTGGCGCCTGCTGGGCGACCTGCCGGATGTTCCGAAGCTGATCATCATCGGCGCACCGCACTCGTCCTACTGGGACGGTGTGTGGGGGCTGATGATGAAGATCGCGCTGGGCGCGGACATCAAGGTGATGATCAAGCGCGAGGTGCTGGACAGTCCGCTCGGATTGATCCTGCGGCCGCTGGGCATGATCGGCATCAACCGCAAGGCCGCGCTCAACGTGGTCGGGCAGATGGTGCGCCGATTCGCCAACCATCCGCGCATGTGGCTGGGGATCACCCCGGAAGGCACCCGCAAGCACGTGGTGCACTGGAAGAGCGGCTTCCTGCGCATCGCGCGGGATGCCGGGGTGCCGATCCTGCCCGTGTTCCTGGACTACCCGACCAAGACCTTCACCCTGGGCAAGCCGCAGTACGCAACCGACGACCCGGACGCCGACATGGCGCGCATCCGCGCGCTGTTCCGCGGCTACCGCGGCAAGCACCGCAACACCGAGCAGGCGCAACCGGAGCCCGACCTCTGATGAGCGCGCCCGGCATCGGCGCTTCGGTGCCAGCGGCCGGCTACAGGCTTCCCCCACGGTATCGGCCCCTCTTTGATAGGAGCCCACTTGTGGGCGATGCTCCTACTCCCGCTACCACTGCGAAAGGCATCGCCCACAAGTGGGCCCCTGCAGTGTGCGTCGGAGTCTTCGGGGCTTTTGGAGTTCCGCTGCAGGATCAGCGGCCGGAGTGGCCTGACTCGTCGTGCTCGCGGTGGGTCAGCAGGCCGGGCTTGACCAGGTCGACGAACGCCCGCGCCTCGGGGCTCAGGAACTTGCCCTTGCGCATCACCACCCCGTAGCTGCGCTGGGGGAAGAAGCGCTTCATGTTGCGCACCGCCAGGCGGGCGCGGTCGGCCTCGGTGATGCAGATGCCGGTGACGATCGAGATGCCCAGGCCCGAGGCGACGTACTCCTTGATCACCTCCCAGCCGCCGACCTCGATCGCCACCTGGTAGGGCACCTGGCGCTGCTGGAACACCAGGTCGACCAGCCGGTAGGTCGACAGCCGCTGCGGCGGCAGGATCAGGCCATACGGCGAGAGGTCCTCCAGCGTGACCTCCGTCTTGTGCGCCAGCGGATGATCACGCGGGGTGATCAGCATGGGATCGAAGTGACGTAGCGGTGCCCAGGCGATGTCGTTGGGAACGTCCAGCATCGAGCCAACCGCGAAATCCGCCTCGTCCGCGCGCAGCAATGCCAACCCGTCGCGCCCGGTGACATTGGCCAGTTGCAGGTGGACCGCAGGGTAGGCCTCGCGGTAGCGGCGCACCAGTTCGGGCAGCAGGTACTGGATGGTCGAGGCGCCGGCAGCGATGGTCAGCCGGCCCGCGGTGAGGCCTTTGACGCGCGCCTGGAAGTCACGGTCCAGGTTTTCCCAGCCCTCGATCAGCGGGCGCGCCAGTTCGTACAGCGCCTCGCCGGCGTCGGTCAGGTTGATGCGCCGGCGCCGGCGCTCCAGCAGCGGCACGCCCAGTTCACGCTCCAGGGCCTGCAATTGCAGGGTGACGGTCGGCTGGGAGAGGAACAGCGCCTCGGCTGCCCGGGTGAGCGTTCCCAGTTTGACGATGCTCACGAACGCACGCAGCTGCTTGTGGCGGTTGCCCTTGTAGTAGTAGCGCTCGGCGGCCTGGATCGCCTCCTGGTCCCTCGCGGCCGCTTTGCGGGGCTTTGACCGACGCAGCTTACCCGTCCCGTTCACTGCCGTTTCCCTCCCAGGTAGCACTTCAGCGCACTTTTACCTACTACTTTGAATTTCTCAATAAGAAAGATTGAAACATTCGCTTTGTCAAAGGCTAGCGTTCGAGCCTAGCGTGAGCGGCAACCCTCCAAGGAGCCGCACCATGGCCGTCCCGCAGGAACGACTCGACCCCGGTCCGCTGACCGTCCACGGCGATACCGCCGCCTACGCCAGCCTGCTGACCCCCGATGCCCTGGCTTTTCTGGCCGATCTGCACCGCCGCTTCGACGCCCGACGTCGGGAATTGCTGGCCGCCCGCGACGAGCGGCAGACCCGGTGGGACGCGGGCGCCCTGCCCGACTTCCGCGCCGACACCCGCGCCATCCGCGAGGGCGACTGGCAGGTCGCACCGGTCCCTGCCGCGCTGCGCGACCGCCGCGTGGAGATCACCGGCCCGGTCGAACGCAAGATGATCATCAACGCGCTCAATTCCGGCGCGAAGGTGTTCATGGCGGATTTCGAGGATTCTTCAGCGCCCACGTTGGCCAACCAGCTCGACGGCCAGCAAAACCTGCTCGACGCGGTGGCCGGCACCATCGCCTACCGCTCGCCCGATGGGCGCGACTACCGGCTCGGCGCCAAACCGGCGGTGCTGGTGGTGCGCCCGCGCGGCTGGCACCTGCCCGAGCGGCACTTCGAGGTCGACGGCGAGCCGATGGCCGGCGCGCTGGTGGACTTCGGCCTGTTCGTCTTCCACAACGCCCGCGCGCTGCAGGCGCGCGACCGCGGCCCGTACTTCTACCTGCCCAAGCTCGAGGCGATGGAAGAGGCCGCGCTGTGGGACCAGGTGATGGCCCATGCCGAGGGCCAGCTCGCCCTGCCGCGCGGCTGCATGAAGGCGACGGTGCTGATCGAGACGCTGCCCGCCGCATTCCAGATGGACGAGATCCTGCATGCGCTACGCGAACGCGTGGTCGGCCTCAACTGCGGCCGCTGGGACTACATCTTCTCCTACCTCAAGACCCTGCGCGGCCACCACGACCGTCTGCTGCCCGAGCGCGGCCAGGTGCAGATGACCGTGCCGTTCCTCAAGGCGTATTCCGAACTGCTGATCAGGACCTGCCATCGCCGCGGCGCGTTCGCC
Proteins encoded in this window:
- a CDS encoding pseudouridine synthase, with protein sequence MLEILYQDDALLAVDKPAGLPVHRSRLVGPADAFLIDLLREQIGGELFLAHRLDRATSGVLLVARSAAVAAELGEQFMGRDVHKQYLAVVRGWPEPAEGVVDYPLPGSRETGPRREARTRYRRLATVEVPIALGRYPQQRYALLLAEPESGRFRQIRKHMAHIHHPVIGDCQHGRGDHNRLYKQHFGCHRMLLHAWRLSFRHPRDGRAMTLEAPLDGAYRALLERFGWPTTFR
- the arfB gene encoding alternative ribosome rescue aminoacyl-tRNA hydrolase ArfB, encoding MLQISRTLALPDTELTERFLRADGPGGQHVNRTESAVELRFDVASSPSLPEPVRARLLSRRDRRMTDEGVLVIQARRFREQARNRDDARERLAEIVRAALAAPKKRVATRPTRASKERRLAGKQQRGRIKQNRSRDWSGE
- a CDS encoding 1-acyl-sn-glycerol-3-phosphate acyltransferase, yielding MSDPVLPPLPPQAPRIDSRFWPWLMRGLLRLSGWRLLGDLPDVPKLIIIGAPHSSYWDGVWGLMMKIALGADIKVMIKREVLDSPLGLILRPLGMIGINRKAALNVVGQMVRRFANHPRMWLGITPEGTRKHVVHWKSGFLRIARDAGVPILPVFLDYPTKTFTLGKPQYATDDPDADMARIRALFRGYRGKHRNTEQAQPEPDL
- a CDS encoding LysR family transcriptional regulator, which gives rise to MQAAERYYYKGNRHKQLRAFVSIVKLGTLTRAAEALFLSQPTVTLQLQALERELGVPLLERRRRRINLTDAGEALYELARPLIEGWENLDRDFQARVKGLTAGRLTIAAGASTIQYLLPELVRRYREAYPAVHLQLANVTGRDGLALLRADEADFAVGSMLDVPNDIAWAPLRHFDPMLITPRDHPLAHKTEVTLEDLSPYGLILPPQRLSTYRLVDLVFQQRQVPYQVAIEVGGWEVIKEYVASGLGISIVTGICITEADRARLAVRNMKRFFPQRSYGVVMRKGKFLSPEARAFVDLVKPGLLTHREHDESGHSGR
- the aceB gene encoding malate synthase A translates to MAVPQERLDPGPLTVHGDTAAYASLLTPDALAFLADLHRRFDARRRELLAARDERQTRWDAGALPDFRADTRAIREGDWQVAPVPAALRDRRVEITGPVERKMIINALNSGAKVFMADFEDSSAPTLANQLDGQQNLLDAVAGTIAYRSPDGRDYRLGAKPAVLVVRPRGWHLPERHFEVDGEPMAGALVDFGLFVFHNARALQARDRGPYFYLPKLEAMEEAALWDQVMAHAEGQLALPRGCMKATVLIETLPAAFQMDEILHALRERVVGLNCGRWDYIFSYLKTLRGHHDRLLPERGQVQMTVPFLKAYSELLIRTCHRRGAFAMGGMAAQIPIKGDDAANEAALEKVRADKLREVHAGHDGTWVAHPALVPVAQEIFDRRMPEPNQLHVLREDVHVSREQLLAPACGTITRAGFDNNVEVALRYTAAWLDGLGCVPIHHLMEDAATAEIARAQLWQWLHYAGDVISECVPLEFPDGAPIDMALFDQALAAHTHRLRESTYPGAHRAEDAARLLGELTHADQLGTFLTLPAYAQLA